A region of Pseudomonas sp. Marseille-Q3773 DNA encodes the following proteins:
- a CDS encoding CvpA family protein, producing the protein MAFTLVDWAIIAIIAVSTLISLKRGFVKEAMSLLIWIIAGAVAWMFGGSLSVYLESYIQTPSMRVIAGCAILFVATLLVGAMINFLIGELIRVTGLSGTDRFLGMAFGAARGALLVVVAIGLISLGPVQQDTWWQESRLIPQFLLVADWSKNLILGFTGQWTPSGLIGTPADLPFKEQLLGPAKP; encoded by the coding sequence GTGGCATTTACCCTGGTTGATTGGGCGATCATTGCGATCATCGCCGTCTCCACACTGATCAGTCTCAAGCGCGGCTTCGTCAAGGAAGCCATGTCCTTGCTCATCTGGATCATTGCCGGTGCGGTTGCCTGGATGTTCGGCGGTTCGCTGTCGGTGTATCTTGAAAGCTACATCCAGACGCCGTCGATGCGTGTCATCGCCGGCTGCGCCATTCTTTTCGTCGCCACCTTGCTGGTAGGCGCCATGATCAACTTCCTCATCGGCGAGCTGATCCGTGTGACCGGGCTGTCCGGCACCGATCGTTTCCTGGGCATGGCCTTCGGTGCCGCGCGCGGGGCCTTGCTGGTGGTGGTGGCCATCGGGCTGATCAGCCTGGGGCCGGTTCAACAGGACACCTGGTGGCAGGAATCACGCCTGATACCACAATTTCTCTTGGTTGCCGACTGGTCAAAAAACCTGATCCTGGGGTTTACCGGCCAGTGGACACCCAGTGGGCTGATCGGCACTCCGGCTGATCTTCCGTTCAAGGAACAGTTGCTCGGGCCGGCAAAGCCCTGA
- the folC gene encoding bifunctional tetrahydrofolate synthase/dihydrofolate synthase produces MTQRSLGEWLAYLEQLHPTAIDMGLERSQKVLARLALGKLAPRVVTVTGTNGKGSTCAFVASLLRAQGLKVGVYSSPHLLRYNERVLIDGQEASDERLCAAFAAVEAARGDISLTYFEMGTLAAFWLFYQSRLDAVVLEVGLGGRLDTVNVVDADLALVTSIGVDHVDYLGDTREQVAFEKAGIFRQGKPALCGDLDPPQPLLDKAAELAAPLLLRGRDFDLAGADDHWSWRGTAATGETVALPDLPLLDLPMENAALALQAYLLMGLPWDAGQIRQALLDTRITGRLDRRLLSWQGRSVELLLDVGHNPHAAEYLARRLAARPLKGRRLAVFGLLADKDLDGVVAPLQGLVDDWAVAPLDTPRSRPAAELVAALTNLGAAVKSYASVDAALEGQCAQAMADDQILLFGSFFCVAQALEWLERHAQEGGVDGSAG; encoded by the coding sequence ATGACACAACGATCCCTGGGCGAATGGCTCGCCTACCTCGAGCAGTTGCACCCCACGGCCATCGACATGGGCCTGGAGCGGTCGCAAAAGGTGCTTGCCCGGCTGGCGCTGGGCAAGCTGGCGCCACGCGTGGTAACGGTGACCGGCACCAACGGCAAGGGCTCGACCTGCGCCTTCGTGGCTTCGCTGCTGCGTGCCCAGGGGTTGAAGGTCGGCGTGTACAGCTCGCCGCACCTGTTGCGCTATAACGAGCGGGTACTGATCGATGGCCAGGAAGCCAGCGATGAGCGCCTGTGTGCAGCCTTCGCTGCCGTCGAGGCGGCGCGTGGGGACATTTCGCTGACCTATTTCGAGATGGGTACGCTGGCCGCGTTCTGGTTGTTCTACCAGTCGCGGCTGGACGCGGTGGTGCTGGAAGTGGGCCTGGGTGGTCGCCTGGATACCGTGAACGTGGTGGATGCCGACCTGGCTCTGGTGACCAGCATCGGCGTCGACCATGTCGACTACCTGGGTGATACCCGCGAGCAGGTGGCCTTCGAAAAGGCCGGCATCTTCCGCCAGGGCAAGCCGGCCCTGTGTGGTGACCTGGATCCGCCGCAGCCGCTGCTGGACAAGGCCGCCGAGCTGGCTGCGCCATTGCTCCTGCGCGGGCGCGATTTCGACCTGGCCGGTGCCGATGACCACTGGAGCTGGCGCGGTACTGCCGCGACGGGTGAGACGGTAGCGTTGCCCGACCTGCCTTTGCTCGATCTGCCGATGGAGAACGCCGCGCTTGCCCTGCAGGCCTACCTGCTGATGGGGTTGCCGTGGGACGCCGGGCAGATTCGCCAGGCGCTGCTGGATACCCGTATCACCGGGCGCCTCGATCGCCGGCTACTGAGCTGGCAGGGCCGCTCGGTGGAGCTGTTGCTGGATGTGGGGCACAACCCGCATGCCGCAGAATACCTGGCGCGACGCTTGGCAGCGCGACCGCTGAAAGGGCGCCGCCTGGCGGTGTTCGGGCTGCTCGCCGACAAGGACCTGGACGGCGTTGTCGCACCGCTGCAGGGCCTGGTCGACGACTGGGCGGTGGCGCCGCTGGACACCCCGCGCAGCCGCCCGGCTGCCGAGCTGGTCGCGGCCTTGACGAACCTCGGCGCTGCGGTGAAGTCTTATGCCAGCGTCGACGCCGCCCTCGAAGGGCAATGCGCGCAGGCGATGGCGGATGACCAGATCTTGCTGTTCGGTTCGTTTTTCTGTGTTGCCCAGGCGCTGGAATGGCTGGAGCGGCACGCCCAGGAGGGTGGAGTAGATGGCAGTGCTGGATAA
- a CDS encoding haloacid dehalogenase type II, with amino-acid sequence MSLHDFSKPQWLTFDCYGTLIQWDEGLLDYVRTLLQQKGIIHREAEFLRVYDEYEHRFEQQPSFMSFRQVTEQSLRSTLRDLEVSYEGDEAEAFVERIGRMTPFAEVVPTLDWLKAQGFKLCIVSNTDDDIIAGNVAQLGGLIDRVITAQQAQAYKPDPRLFDFAHEQLGVKRSQVLHICASPHLDLVAARDMGFRCIWIDRGTKRMPLPDYKPDAVFPTLNPVRSLFEQLGWARS; translated from the coding sequence ATGTCTCTTCATGATTTTTCGAAGCCTCAATGGCTGACTTTCGATTGCTACGGCACCTTGATTCAGTGGGATGAAGGGCTGCTGGATTACGTCCGCACGCTCCTCCAGCAAAAAGGAATCATCCACCGTGAGGCGGAATTTCTGCGGGTTTATGATGAATACGAACACCGCTTCGAACAGCAGCCGTCCTTCATGAGTTTTCGCCAGGTAACCGAGCAGTCGCTGCGCAGCACCCTGAGAGATCTGGAGGTCAGCTACGAGGGAGATGAGGCCGAAGCATTCGTCGAGCGGATCGGGCGTATGACGCCTTTTGCAGAGGTAGTACCTACCCTCGACTGGTTGAAGGCGCAGGGCTTCAAGTTGTGCATCGTCTCGAATACCGACGATGACATCATTGCAGGCAATGTCGCCCAGCTAGGAGGGCTGATTGACAGGGTCATCACCGCTCAGCAAGCCCAAGCGTACAAGCCTGACCCTCGCCTTTTCGATTTCGCTCACGAGCAGCTTGGTGTGAAACGCTCCCAAGTCCTGCATATCTGCGCAAGTCCCCATCTCGATCTGGTAGCTGCGCGGGATATGGGCTTCCGCTGCATCTGGATCGACCGAGGCACGAAACGCATGCCACTTCCGGATTACAAGCCTGACGCCGTTTTCCCCACGCTGAATCCGGTTCGCAGCCTGTTTGAGCAACTTGGTTGGGCGCGCTCCTAG
- a CDS encoding SPOR domain-containing protein codes for MAVLDKGMKQRMVGALVLVALAVIFLPMLFTREDEMRQVHVEAPQAPAMPSLPEVKVEPVAVPEPQAIAQEPQQPPVVVVEESTAPASPPSQPITPSPQVQVQAQPPKAQAPAPKVEPRPESKPAVASAPAAAVAKAEAPSKIDVNGLPVSWSIQLASLSNRAGAEKLQQTLRSQGYNAYVRSAGGMNRVYVGPLIERAEAERMRDAINRQNSLKGFVVRFQPERS; via the coding sequence ATGGCAGTGCTGGATAAAGGGATGAAACAGCGCATGGTGGGTGCGTTGGTGCTGGTGGCGCTGGCGGTGATTTTCCTGCCGATGCTGTTCACCCGCGAGGACGAGATGCGCCAGGTGCACGTCGAGGCCCCGCAGGCACCAGCCATGCCAAGCCTGCCGGAAGTGAAGGTGGAGCCGGTCGCCGTGCCGGAGCCACAGGCCATTGCCCAGGAGCCACAACAGCCACCGGTGGTGGTGGTGGAGGAATCCACCGCACCGGCGAGCCCGCCCAGCCAGCCGATCACACCGTCGCCGCAGGTGCAGGTACAGGCTCAGCCGCCCAAGGCGCAGGCTCCTGCGCCAAAGGTCGAGCCCAGGCCGGAGAGCAAGCCGGCGGTGGCTTCGGCCCCGGCCGCAGCGGTGGCCAAAGCGGAAGCGCCATCGAAGATCGACGTCAATGGCCTGCCGGTCAGTTGGTCTATCCAGCTGGCCAGCCTGTCCAACCGCGCCGGTGCCGAGAAGTTGCAGCAAACCTTGCGTAGCCAGGGTTATAACGCCTATGTCCGCTCGGCGGGTGGGATGAACCGGGTATACGTGGGGCCGTTGATCGAACGCGCCGAGGCCGAGCGCATGCGCGATGCGATCAACCGCCAGAACAGCCTCAAGGGTTTTGTGGTGCGCTTCCAGCCCGAGCGCAGCTGA
- a CDS encoding SDR family oxidoreductase: MIEIGGAAPGHNGRVALVTGAARGIGLGIAAWLICEGWQVVLSDLDRQRGAKVAKALGGNAWFITMDVADEAQVSAGVSEVLGQFGRLDALVCNAAIANPHNHTLESLSLAQWNRVLAVNLSGPMLLAKHCAPYLRAHNGAIVNLTSTRARQSEPDTEAYAASKGGLVALTHALAMSLGPEIRVNAVSPGWIDARDPSQRRAEPLTEADHAQHPTGRVGTVEDVAAMVAWLLSRQAGFVTGQEFVVDGGMTRKMIYT; the protein is encoded by the coding sequence GTGATCGAGATCGGCGGCGCTGCGCCCGGCCACAACGGCCGGGTTGCCCTGGTCACCGGTGCCGCGCGCGGCATCGGCCTGGGCATTGCCGCCTGGCTGATCTGCGAAGGCTGGCAGGTGGTGCTCAGTGATCTTGATCGCCAGCGTGGTGCCAAGGTGGCCAAGGCCCTGGGTGGCAACGCCTGGTTCATTACCATGGATGTTGCCGACGAGGCCCAGGTCAGTGCCGGGGTGTCCGAGGTGCTGGGGCAGTTTGGCCGCCTGGACGCCTTGGTGTGCAACGCGGCCATTGCCAACCCGCACAACCATACCCTGGAAAGCCTGAGCCTGGCGCAGTGGAACCGCGTGCTGGCGGTCAACCTCAGCGGCCCGATGCTGCTGGCCAAGCACTGTGCGCCGTACCTGCGCGCGCACAACGGGGCGATCGTCAACCTGACGTCTACCCGGGCGCGGCAGTCCGAGCCCGACACCGAGGCCTACGCAGCCAGCAAGGGCGGCCTGGTGGCGTTGACCCATGCGCTGGCCATGAGCCTCGGCCCGGAGATCCGCGTCAATGCGGTGAGCCCGGGCTGGATCGACGCCCGCGACCCGTCGCAGCGCCGGGCCGAACCGTTGACCGAGGCCGACCATGCCCAGCATCCGACGGGTAGGGTAGGGACGGTGGAAGACGTGGCGGCCATGGTGGCCTGGCTGTTGTCACGCCAGGCGGGATTCGTTACCGGCCAGGAGTTCGTGGTCGATGGCGGCATGACCCGCAAGATGATCTACACCTGA
- a CDS encoding LysR substrate-binding domain-containing protein, which produces MIDLDLLQTFVSVVDSGGFTRAGDRVNRTQSTISQQIKKLEEQVGRALLVRQRACRSVQLTEDGERLLGYARRLVGLAREVGDMMSCADIRGVVSLGIPEDFPIDQLIRLITGFNQRFPDIRLDISNGLSSSLISQMERRELDMAVVKRNTGDGEAIATWPEHLSWVTGPDLPLDQDTVPLVVYAPGCLYRERAIRALELAGRRWRIAFASPSLTSIQAAISANLGLSLLPGNAIRPDHRIVSTELGLGVPPSTELALVAASRILTNAQKLVADFLIEHVE; this is translated from the coding sequence ATGATCGACCTGGACCTCTTGCAAACCTTCGTCTCTGTCGTCGATTCGGGAGGGTTCACTCGGGCAGGAGATCGAGTGAACCGTACTCAATCGACCATCAGCCAGCAGATAAAGAAGCTCGAGGAGCAGGTCGGGCGGGCGCTACTCGTTCGCCAACGGGCATGCAGATCGGTCCAGCTCACCGAGGATGGCGAGCGTTTGCTGGGTTACGCACGGCGACTGGTAGGGCTTGCTCGGGAAGTCGGGGACATGATGAGTTGCGCTGACATTCGCGGCGTGGTCAGCCTTGGCATCCCTGAGGATTTCCCGATTGATCAGCTAATCAGGCTCATCACTGGCTTCAACCAGCGTTTTCCTGACATCAGGCTCGACATATCAAATGGATTAAGCAGCAGCCTGATCTCCCAGATGGAACGCCGCGAGCTAGACATGGCCGTGGTAAAGCGCAACACCGGCGATGGAGAAGCGATTGCCACATGGCCAGAGCATTTAAGCTGGGTCACCGGGCCTGACCTACCGTTGGATCAGGATACCGTTCCGCTTGTAGTGTATGCGCCGGGATGCTTGTACAGGGAACGTGCTATCCGCGCCCTTGAGCTCGCCGGCAGGCGATGGCGAATCGCGTTCGCATCGCCAAGCCTGACGAGCATTCAAGCCGCTATTTCCGCCAATCTCGGCCTAAGCCTGTTGCCTGGCAATGCGATACGTCCAGATCACCGGATTGTATCCACGGAGTTAGGCCTTGGCGTCCCGCCTTCGACAGAACTGGCACTTGTAGCGGCTAGCAGAATATTGACCAACGCTCAGAAACTCGTCGCTGATTTTCTCATCGAACACGTGGAATGA
- a CDS encoding DUF2242 domain-containing protein, which yields MTRSTVFGALGLALVLAGVTGCSSKKAAVYEHENFDDSGTFSRSFPVSDAGSCEAARRALLSQGYIITSSGANQVMGNKSFQQNSENHLQISFNVTCAPDVSDEQRSTMFANALQDRYALKKSNTSASLGVGVLGSVSMPIGSSDDSMVKVASETVTAAQFYDRYFALVESYLPKPKPKQASKAEAEAPAAKVEKPAADLGLPEQAAASPVAPAPAAAPVTEPVPAPAAMPPATEAVAAPAVDDSQGSQPVAPPAETAPIEVQQQAQPGEAASPAL from the coding sequence ATGACCAGATCTACCGTCTTTGGTGCGCTCGGGCTGGCCCTGGTGCTGGCGGGCGTGACCGGTTGTTCCTCGAAAAAAGCCGCCGTCTACGAGCATGAGAATTTCGATGACTCGGGCACCTTCTCGCGCAGCTTCCCGGTGAGCGATGCCGGCTCCTGCGAGGCCGCCCGGCGCGCCTTGCTCAGCCAGGGCTATATCATCACCAGTAGCGGTGCCAACCAGGTGATGGGCAACAAGAGTTTCCAGCAGAACAGCGAGAATCACCTGCAGATCAGCTTCAACGTTACCTGTGCGCCGGATGTGAGCGACGAGCAGCGCTCGACCATGTTTGCCAACGCCTTGCAGGATCGTTATGCCCTGAAGAAGTCCAATACCTCGGCCAGCCTGGGCGTTGGCGTGCTGGGTTCTGTGTCGATGCCGATCGGCTCCAGCGACGATTCCATGGTCAAGGTGGCCAGCGAGACGGTGACGGCGGCGCAGTTCTATGATCGCTATTTCGCCCTGGTGGAGAGCTATCTGCCCAAGCCCAAGCCGAAGCAGGCGAGCAAGGCCGAGGCCGAGGCGCCTGCGGCGAAGGTCGAAAAGCCTGCTGCGGACCTGGGGCTGCCGGAGCAGGCGGCGGCCAGCCCGGTGGCACCCGCCCCGGCAGCCGCGCCTGTTACTGAGCCAGTGCCAGCGCCAGCAGCCATGCCCCCGGCCACTGAGGCGGTAGCGGCGCCAGCGGTGGATGACAGCCAGGGCTCGCAACCGGTGGCACCGCCGGCCGAGACTGCGCCGATTGAGGTGCAGCAACAGGCCCAGCCTGGCGAGGCCGCTTCGCCCGCTCTATGA
- the purF gene encoding amidophosphoribosyltransferase, producing the protein MCGIVGIVGKSNVNQALYDALTVLQHRGQDAAGIVTSHDGRLFLRKDNGLVRDVFQQRHMQRLVGNIGIGHVRYPTAGSSTSAEAQPFYVNSPYGITLAHNGNLTNVEQLAKEIYESDLRHVNTNSDSEVLLNVFAHELAIRGKLQPTEEDVFAAVSHVHSRCVGGYAVVAMITGYGIVGFRDPNGIRPVVFGQRHTDEGVEYMIASESVALDVLGFTLIRDLAPGEAVYITEEGQLYTKQCADAPKLQPCIFEHVYLARPDSIMDGVSVYKARLRMGEKLAEKIQRERPDHDIDVVIPIPDTSRTAALELANHLGVKFREGFVKNRYIGRTFIMPGQAARKKSVRQKLNAIELEFRGKNVMLVDDSIVRGTTCKQIIQMAREAGAKNVYFCSAAPAVRYPNVYGIDMPSAHELIAHNRTTEQVAELIGADWLVYQDLPDLIESVGGGKIKIEHFDCAVFNGEYVTGDIDEAYLDRIEQARNDLAKVKNQAVSAIIDLYNN; encoded by the coding sequence ATGTGTGGCATCGTCGGTATCGTCGGTAAGTCGAACGTCAATCAGGCGCTGTATGACGCGCTTACGGTCCTCCAGCACCGCGGCCAGGACGCTGCCGGTATCGTGACCAGCCATGACGGCCGGTTGTTCCTGCGCAAGGATAATGGCCTGGTGCGCGATGTCTTCCAGCAGCGCCACATGCAGCGCCTGGTCGGCAACATCGGTATCGGCCACGTGCGCTACCCGACCGCGGGCAGCTCGACCTCGGCCGAAGCCCAGCCGTTCTACGTCAACTCGCCTTATGGCATCACCCTGGCACACAACGGCAACCTGACCAATGTCGAGCAGCTGGCCAAGGAGATCTACGAGTCCGACCTGCGCCACGTCAACACCAACTCCGACTCGGAAGTGCTGCTGAACGTGTTTGCCCATGAGCTGGCCATACGCGGCAAGCTGCAGCCGACCGAAGAAGACGTGTTCGCCGCGGTGTCCCATGTGCACAGCCGCTGTGTCGGCGGTTACGCCGTGGTGGCGATGATCACCGGCTACGGCATCGTCGGTTTCCGCGACCCCAACGGCATCCGCCCGGTGGTGTTCGGCCAGCGTCATACCGACGAAGGCGTGGAATACATGATCGCCTCGGAAAGCGTGGCCCTGGACGTGCTCGGCTTCACCCTGATCCGCGACCTGGCACCCGGCGAAGCGGTCTACATCACCGAAGAAGGCCAGCTGTACACCAAGCAGTGCGCCGACGCACCAAAACTGCAACCGTGCATCTTCGAGCACGTCTACCTGGCCCGCCCGGACTCGATCATGGACGGCGTGTCGGTTTACAAGGCGCGCCTGCGCATGGGTGAGAAGCTGGCCGAGAAGATCCAGCGCGAGCGCCCGGACCACGACATCGACGTGGTCATCCCGATCCCGGACACCAGCCGCACCGCGGCCCTGGAGCTGGCCAACCACCTGGGCGTGAAGTTCCGCGAAGGTTTCGTCAAGAACCGCTACATCGGCCGTACCTTCATCATGCCCGGCCAGGCCGCGCGCAAGAAATCGGTACGCCAGAAACTCAACGCCATCGAGCTGGAATTCCGCGGCAAGAACGTGATGCTGGTGGACGACTCGATCGTGCGCGGCACCACCTGCAAGCAGATCATCCAGATGGCCCGCGAAGCCGGCGCCAAGAACGTCTACTTCTGCTCCGCAGCCCCTGCGGTGCGCTACCCCAACGTCTACGGCATCGATATGCCGAGCGCTCACGAACTGATCGCCCACAACCGCACCACCGAACAGGTGGCCGAGTTGATCGGCGCCGACTGGCTGGTCTATCAGGACCTGCCGGACCTGATCGAATCGGTCGGTGGCGGCAAGATCAAGATCGAGCACTTCGACTGCGCGGTGTTCAACGGTGAATATGTCACCGGCGACATCGACGAGGCCTACCTCGACCGCATCGAACAAGCCCGCAATGACCTGGCCAAGGTCAAGAACCAGGCAGTCAGCGCGATCATCGACCTGTACAACAACTGA
- a CDS encoding aldolase, with protein sequence MSAGSNLGAEIFSESSVVELRESLALALRAAAYHGFGEGVCNHFSIALPQHPDLFLLNPRGLLWEEIQADDIVIVDSDGNRIAGRHEVEPTAMFIHAAIHRIAKKSCVLHTHMPYATALALTEHGCLDTQLSQNAMRFHNRVVVDKQYNGFALDHSEGERIAIAMGGADIVFLRNHGVVVCNDRIDYAYDDLYFLERACSAEVLARSTGLALAGVSNDIAEKVALQADGERLQSALFFKALGRKLG encoded by the coding sequence ATGAGCGCAGGATCGAATCTTGGGGCAGAGATTTTTTCGGAAAGCAGTGTCGTTGAACTGAGAGAAAGTCTGGCGCTGGCTTTACGTGCTGCCGCCTACCATGGCTTTGGCGAAGGGGTCTGCAATCATTTCAGTATCGCGCTGCCACAACATCCCGATCTGTTCTTGCTGAATCCACGGGGCCTGCTGTGGGAAGAGATCCAAGCCGATGACATCGTCATCGTCGACAGCGACGGAAATCGAATTGCTGGACGTCATGAGGTTGAGCCAACGGCGATGTTCATTCATGCCGCCATTCATCGAATTGCTAAAAAGTCCTGTGTGCTTCATACGCATATGCCCTATGCGACTGCACTTGCTCTGACCGAACATGGCTGCCTGGATACCCAGCTTTCGCAAAATGCGATGCGCTTTCATAATAGGGTAGTTGTAGATAAACAATACAACGGCTTTGCGCTGGATCACTCAGAGGGGGAGCGCATTGCAATCGCCATGGGCGGGGCTGATATCGTATTTCTGAGAAATCATGGCGTTGTAGTGTGTAATGATCGAATTGATTATGCCTATGATGATCTGTATTTTTTAGAAAGAGCGTGCAGCGCCGAGGTGTTGGCGCGCTCCACAGGCCTTGCACTGGCGGGCGTCAGTAATGATATAGCTGAGAAAGTTGCACTTCAGGCTGACGGTGAGCGCCTTCAATCGGCGTTGTTCTTCAAGGCGCTCGGTCGCAAGCTAGGTTGA
- a CDS encoding O-succinylhomoserine sulfhydrylase, with product MTDQWDAGRLDSDLEGVGFDTLAVRAGQHRTPEAEHSEALFLTSSYVFRTAADAAARFAGETPGNVYSRYTNPSVRAFEERLAAMEGAEQAVGTSTGMAAILAVVMSLCSAGDHVLVSQSVFGSTISLFEKYFKRFGLQVDYVPLVDLAGWEKAIKANTKLLIVESPSNPLAELVDITALSEIAHAHGAMLVVDNCFSTPALQQPLKLGADIVFHSATKFIDGQGRCMGGVVAGRAEQMKEVIGFLRTAGPTLSPFNAWIFTKGLETLRLRMRAHCESAQLLAEWLEQQEGVEKVHYAGLPSHPQHELAKRQMSGFGAVVSFEVKGGKEGAWRFIDATRVISITTNLGDSKTTIAHPATTSHGRLTPQEREAAGIRDSLIRVAVGLEDVADLQADLARGLAAL from the coding sequence ATGACGGATCAATGGGATGCCGGGCGGCTGGACAGCGACCTCGAGGGTGTCGGTTTCGACACCCTGGCGGTGCGCGCCGGCCAGCACCGTACACCGGAGGCCGAGCACAGCGAAGCGCTGTTCCTGACCTCGAGCTATGTGTTCCGCACGGCTGCAGACGCCGCCGCGCGCTTTGCCGGCGAAACGCCGGGCAACGTCTACTCGCGTTATACCAACCCGTCGGTGCGCGCCTTCGAGGAGCGCCTGGCAGCCATGGAAGGCGCCGAGCAGGCCGTGGGCACGTCCACCGGCATGGCCGCGATCCTCGCCGTGGTGATGTCGCTGTGCAGCGCCGGTGACCACGTGCTGGTGTCGCAAAGCGTGTTCGGTTCGACCATCAGCCTGTTCGAGAAGTACTTCAAGCGCTTTGGCCTGCAGGTGGACTACGTGCCGCTGGTCGACCTGGCTGGCTGGGAGAAAGCCATCAAGGCCAACACCAAGCTGCTGATCGTCGAATCGCCGTCCAACCCGCTGGCCGAGCTGGTCGATATCACGGCCCTCAGCGAAATCGCCCACGCCCACGGTGCCATGCTGGTGGTGGACAACTGCTTCAGCACCCCGGCGCTGCAGCAGCCGCTGAAGCTGGGTGCCGACATCGTGTTCCACTCGGCCACCAAGTTCATCGACGGCCAGGGTCGCTGCATGGGCGGCGTGGTTGCCGGGCGTGCCGAGCAGATGAAGGAAGTGATCGGTTTCCTGCGTACCGCAGGCCCGACCCTCAGCCCGTTCAACGCGTGGATCTTCACCAAGGGCCTGGAAACCCTGCGCCTGCGCATGCGTGCGCACTGCGAAAGCGCCCAGCTGCTGGCCGAATGGCTGGAGCAGCAGGAGGGCGTGGAGAAGGTGCATTACGCCGGCCTGCCGAGCCACCCGCAGCACGAGCTGGCCAAGCGCCAGATGAGTGGCTTCGGTGCGGTGGTCAGCTTCGAGGTCAAGGGCGGCAAAGAGGGCGCCTGGCGCTTCATCGACGCTACCCGGGTGATCTCCATCACCACCAACCTCGGTGACAGCAAGACCACCATCGCCCACCCGGCCACCACTTCCCACGGCCGTCTGACGCCGCAGGAGCGTGAAGCTGCGGGTATTCGCGACAGCCTGATCCGCGTTGCCGTGGGCCTGGAAGACGTCGCTGACCTGCAGGCCGACCTGGCGCGCGGGCTGGCGGCACTGTGA
- the accD gene encoding acetyl-CoA carboxylase, carboxyltransferase subunit beta has translation MSNWLVDKLIPSIMRSEVKKSSVPEGLWHKCPACEAVLYRPELEKTLDVCPKCNHHMRIGARARIDIFLDADGRAELGAELEPVDRLKFRDGKKYKDRLAGAQKQTGEKDALISMSGTLMGMPIVVSAFEFSFMGGSMGAIVGERFVRAANYALEHRCPMVCFSASGGARMQEALISLMQMAKTSAVLARLREEGIPFISVLTDPVYGGVSASLAMLGDVIVGEPKALIGFAGPRVIEQTVREKLPEGFQRSEFLLEHGAIDLIIPRAELRPRLARLLAQMTGQETPVQAREAAAVA, from the coding sequence ATGAGCAACTGGTTAGTCGACAAACTGATCCCTTCGATCATGCGTTCCGAGGTGAAGAAGAGCTCGGTGCCTGAAGGCCTGTGGCACAAATGCCCGGCCTGCGAGGCCGTGCTGTATCGTCCGGAGCTGGAAAAGACCCTGGATGTCTGCCCCAAGTGCAACCACCACATGCGCATCGGCGCACGTGCGCGCATCGACATCTTCCTCGACGCCGATGGCCGTGCCGAACTGGGCGCCGAGCTGGAACCGGTCGACCGCCTGAAGTTCCGTGATGGCAAGAAGTACAAGGACCGCCTGGCCGGCGCGCAGAAGCAGACCGGCGAGAAGGACGCGCTGATCTCCATGAGCGGCACCCTGATGGGCATGCCGATCGTGGTCAGTGCCTTCGAGTTCTCGTTCATGGGCGGCTCGATGGGCGCGATCGTCGGCGAGCGTTTCGTGCGCGCGGCCAACTACGCCCTGGAGCACCGCTGCCCGATGGTGTGCTTCTCCGCCTCCGGCGGCGCGCGCATGCAGGAAGCGCTGATCTCGCTGATGCAGATGGCCAAGACCTCGGCCGTGCTGGCGCGCCTGCGTGAAGAAGGCATCCCGTTCATCTCGGTACTGACCGACCCGGTGTACGGTGGCGTTTCCGCCAGCCTGGCGATGCTCGGTGACGTGATCGTCGGCGAGCCGAAGGCGCTGATCGGTTTCGCCGGCCCGCGTGTAATCGAACAGACCGTGCGCGAGAAGCTGCCGGAAGGTTTCCAGCGCAGCGAGTTCCTGCTGGAGCACGGTGCCATCGACCTGATCATCCCGCGTGCTGAACTGCGCCCGCGTCTGGCTCGCCTGCTGGCGCAGATGACTGGCCAGGAAACCCCGGTGCAGGCGCGTGAGGCGGCTGCCGTCGCGTGA